The Nostoc cf. commune SO-36 genomic sequence ATCGCAGAATCTTTAGATAAAAATAGATTACATTATCCAATGGTGCGAGACTCCTTAGATCAAGAGTTTCGCCGCGTTAGTTGGGATGAAGCTTTTGCTCTCATCACCAAGCGTATTCAAACTATCCGCTTCACCCAAGGGCCAGAAGCCTTATGTATGTATGGTTCCGGTCAGTTTCAAACGGAAGATTATTACATAGCCCAGAAACTGATGAAAGGCTGTCTGGGTACTAATAATTTTGATGCCAACTCTCGCTTATGTATGTCTAGTGCTGTGTCTGGCTACATTCAAAGCTTTGGCTCAGATGGGCCGCCATGTTGTTACGATGACCTAGAATTAACCGATTGTGCATTTTTAATTGGCACTAATACAGCCGAATGTCACCCGATTGTTTTTAACCGACTGGCAAAATATCACAAAAAGAACCGCAAAGTCAAAATGATTGTGGTTGATCCCCGACGCACACCAACCGCAGAAGCCGCTGATTTGCATTTAGCCATTCGTCCCGGTACAGATATCGATTTGTTAAACGGCATCGCTCACTTGTTGATGCGCTGGAACTACATCGATACCATTTTCATGGACGACTGCACCAGCAACTTTCCCGCTTATGCTGAAGTAATTCGCCACTATCCGCCAGAAGTGGTGGCTCGTCAATGTGGAATCAGCATTGAAGATTTAGAAACAGCCGCTCGTTATTGGGGTGAATCGCAGCGAGTATTATCCTTGTGGTCAATGGGTGTAAATCAATCCTCAGAAGGGACGGCTAAGGTAAGAACAATTATTAACCTGCACCTGATGACTGGACAAATTGGCAAACCTGGGGCTGGGCCTTTTTCCCTCACTGGTCAGCCAAACGCAATGGGAGGAAGGGAAGCCGGAGGTTTAGCACATTTATTACCGGGTTATCGGGTGGTGAAAAATCCGCAGCACCGCGCAGAAGTTGAGGAGTTTTGGGGACTTAAGCCAGGACAGATTTCGCCCAATCCCGGTTTAACTGCTTGGGATATGATTACTGGTTTGGAAAACGGCGCTGTAGAGTTATTGTGGATTGCGGCTACTAATCCAGCAGTAAGTATGCCAGATTTGGAGCGAACTAAGAAGGCATTATTGCGATCGCCTTTCACTATCTACCAAGACGCTTATTATCCCACAGAAACCTCTGCCTACGCTCACGTTTTGCTACCAGCCGCCCAGTGGGGTGAAAAAACTGGCGTGATGACAAACTCTGAACGAGTGATAACTCTTTGTTCAGCATTCCACCAACCGCCAAGAGAAGCTAAAGCAGACTGGGAAATTTTTGCCGAAGTTGGACGTAGATTAGGTTTTGAGAAAGAATTTGCCTTTGCTAACTCTGCTGAAGTTTATGCTGAGTTTGTCAAACTAACTAAAAATCGCCCTTGCGATATGACGGGTATCAGCCACGCGCAATTAAAGACGCATGGCCCGACTCAATGGCCTCACCCTCAAGAGAGCAGGGGAGCAGGGGAAGCAGGGGGAGAAACTTTAGGAAAGCGGTTATATACTAACTTGCGCTTCCACACATCTGATGGACGCGCTCGATTTGGAGCATATTACTCAAAGGGATTGGCAGAACCACCAGACCCAGATTATCCTTTTGTGCTAACTAATGGACGACTTTACGGACACTGGCATACGCAGACACGTACCGGACGGATTGAAAAAATTTGTAAAATGCATCCTGAACCGTTTATCGAAATTCATCCCCGTGATGCTGCTCGGTTAGATATTGTAGATGGTATCTATGTAGAAGTGCGATCGCGTCGGGGTAAAGCCAAGTTTCCTGCTAAAGTGACAAAAGCGATCGCACCTGGTACAGTTTTTGTCCCCATGCACTGGGGTTCACTGTGGGCAGATAATGCCGAAGCCAACGCCCTCACCCATCCAGAAGCGTGCCCCGATTCACTGCAACCAGAATTAAAAGCCTGTGCAGTGCAGTTGATACCAATTTCTGTAAAAGTTACAATCAAAAATCATCAACTCCAGTCCTCACAATGGTAAACTCCTAAGTGTACCGCTCAAAAGGTAATAGATATCACCAATAGGTAATTTAGTCAATTATCAATAGCCAATAGTTGTTATCATTTTTTATGGCTCTCTACTCTTGACAAATACCAATTACGATATCTAAAGAAGTGCAATCTCGAAAAACTAAAGGTTTTACTAAAGTCGATTTTAGATATGGATAAAGGATAAAAGTACAGATAGAAAACTTACTAAGTATCAACAAGTTATCTTTTTTGAATAAATTCTAGGAGTTTAAGCAAATAAGCTCTCTTTATCAGTAAGTTTTTTGACAGGTTTAAGAGTTGCAATTAATTACGTTAGCGTAGCGGTAGCGAGTCCGCGAGCGTCATTACGAATTACGAATTACTTTAATCCTCTAGATTTATCTATGGGATTTTATTTTATTTAAAAATCGGGTGCAGCATTATGAGAAAGTTACTGAGGGAAATTCTAGGGGCTACCAAAGATGAGAACTTCATGCACATCATTGAAAACATAGAAGTGATAGTTTCTAAAGTTCTATCTATTTTTATGGTAATCGTAATTTTGGTAGCGATCGGGGATTTAGGAATATTTATTTTTAAAGAACTATTTACAGCGCCTTATGCCAAATTTAACACAACATTATATAAAATTTTTGGGTTATTTTTAAACGTTCTAATTGCTTTAGAGATTTTAGAAAATATCACAGCTTATTTACGAAGACACGTTTTTCAAGTTGAATTAGTTATTGTCACATCTTTAATTGCTGTTGCTAGAAAAATTATTATTCTTGACTTAGAAAAAGTTAGAGGTATTGATATAATTGGTTTAGGAATTGCTATTCTCGCCCTATCAATTAGTTATTTGATAATTCGTCTCAGTAATTCCAAAAATTATTAAAGTATTATCATAGTCAGCTTTCACTAGCAAAAATTTAGTTAGAAATAAGCTAATCTGATCTCTTTGCATATAATTATAGTATAGTTGTTGATACTTAAGAGGAGCCTAAACTGTGTTTTAGCTAGGTCTTGTTTTTAATTAATAATCGATAATTAAAAACCTTTAATTTTGAATGTTTGAATTTTCAAAAAAATTTTATGACAGATTTCTTTGAATTTGAAGCAGACTTTGTTGATTCACTGCGTTGCATCCCCATGCAGGTGCGTTGCAAATTAGATACCTGTGGGATCAAACTAAAACTGTCTGATTGGAATCAAATGACTACAACCGAGCGTCAAGCTTTAGTCGAATTACCTTGCACTACAGAAACAGAAATTAAGTTTTATCAAGAGCATATCCAGCAATTAATCATACAACGCACAGGTACACCAGCGACAAAATTGCCCATTGAGGCTCATCCTGCATGGCTAGACTCTGCTACTGTACCAGCCAACATCCAGGAAAAAGCTCAAGAATTAGGTGTAACCCTGACACAGCAAAATTGGGCATCTTTAACCCCCTTACAGCGTTTCGCCTTGATTAAACTTAGCCACCCAGGGCATGAAAACAAAAACTTTAAGAGAGCGATCGCAGAATTTCATCTGCTTTAATTAGTCAATAGTCACTAACAAAAAAAATCTGTAGTGTGCATTACGCTTTGTTAACTTGCCGCCCTCAAATCAAAAGTACAGTACTGATACAATCTGATTTATCCGCCTAACAAGCTAGGTTTAGAACAAAGTCTCACTAGATGGAATACTTATTTACATTAGGTGAAACAATTTAAAAGTTTGCATCGAGAATTTTAAATTTCTTAGCAGTAAGTGAAGCTATAGTGGATTTAGCAATGCTGCTGTTAATGTGGCTAAGGTTAGTCCTGCCGCCAAGTTATGTGAAGAATTAGTTTAGAAACGCACTTCTTATCGATGACAGGCAAAAACGCAAGACATAATGCATTTCTGCGGCTAGTGTCTGGTAATGGGGCAACTTTTGGAGCCGAATCTCGCTACTCGCTGCCCCCCAGTAAAGAAATGGTCATTGGACGCGACCCCAGCTGCCAAGTTGTCTTGGATGCCATGACGTACCGGATGGTTTCTCGTCGTCATGCAGTGGTTCGTCCCCTCTCGCTATCCCCAGATAGCAAATTTAGCTGGGTGCTTTGTGATTTAAATAGTGCTAATGGCACTTATTTGAATGGACAACGCTTGTATGAATGTCAGGAATTGCACCCAGGCGATCGCATTTCTCTAGGTGCTGATGGGCCACAATACGTTTTTGAGTACGAGTATACCTCAATTACCCCGGCGACGACAGTGAACCAAGTTGTACCACTGCCTTCGGCGACGAACTACCACGGCCACACGCAATTAAAGCAGCCAGATTATGTTAGCTTCACGCAGCTTTTTCCAATTATTTCCACTGGTAAAGATTTAACTCGAAAAGCTTACCTCATACCCGGAATACTGACTGTAATCTTTGTGGTGCTGATGTTTGCTACAGTCGGTCGCCCCCAAGCTAATCAAGTGATCGTCGCAACTTACATCGCCTTCGCCGCCTACTATTTTGTTTACCAACTTTGCGGCAAACAGAAACCTTGGTGGGTGCTAATGGCTGCGGCAATAAGTACGACGCTGATTTTGCTCAGTCCCCTGCTGGATCTATTTATCTTCTTTTTTCGCGGCATCCTACCTGGAAGCTTGCCCACGCCTCAAGAATCTATCACCTTTACAGAGTTGCTGGTACGGATGTTTTTTGGCGCTGGGATGATGGAGGAATTACTTAAGGCATTACCTATATTAGGGGCCTTTGCTATCGGTAGAATATCGTCTTCACCTTGGCGGGAACGTATAGGGGTTTGGGAACCTCTAGATGGTATTCTCTTAGGAACAGCTTCTGCTGTGGGCTTTACTCTGCTAGAAACTCTCGGTCAGTATGTGCCAGATATTACTCAAAATGTCACGCAACAAGTTGGTATAGGCGCTGCTGGTCAACTGGCAGGTTTACAACTGCTAATTCCACGTATTTTAGGCTCTGTAGCCGGACACATGGCTTATAGTGGCTACCTGGGTTATTTTATCGGCTTGGCTGTTCTCAAACCTAGTAGAAGTTGGCAAATTCTTTCTATTGGTTATCTTAGTGCCTCTGCGCTCCATGCTCTGTGGAATGCTACAGGATCAATAAATGCCTTGCTGCTGGTAGTTGTTGGGGTGTTATCTTACGCCTTTTTGATGGCAGCAATTCTCAAAGCCCGGGCACTTTCACCGACGCGATCGCAAAATTTTGCTACCCGATTTTTGGGGCCAAAATAAAACATAGGGAGCAGGAGAAGATGAGTAAGAACAATCAATGCCCAATCCTTGAATATTTATCTCTTGGGATAGATGGCTTATTTTGAAAATCAGCCTATTCTATATCTACTATGGGAGATTATTACTTAAAAAATAAAGATGTTTAACTTGTTGTAAGAGTCTTAATTTTCGACTTATTTCTTAGCGCTTCTGCATAAGGGAAATCAGCATCTTTGATAAGAGATGCCTTGAGCAGTGTTACAGGAAAGCGCAGGTAACGATGAAAATTTTAGCTTTCTCTACTCCTACTCCCTATTCCCCATTCCCCATTCATAATTCAGACTCAGAGTTATTGAGTTGAATAAAAGCATAAGAAGCGATCGCTAAAGTAACCTTCGCTTGCTCTATTTCTGATAAAGCTGTCCACTCGCTATTTTTGAGATTATTAAGTGCAAATGCGGTGTTTTGCGATTCGCTACTTCGCATAGCGTAGGCAAAAGGACGAGCCAAAACTAAAAGATCCTCTGTTTCCCAAGTTGGTAGTACTGTCTGAACACACTCAACCAGTTGCTCACTGATTAATTGACGAGCAGCAAATATCTCAGCAGCTTTGGTGGCGATGCTGTTAAGTAATGTTTGGGGGACACAGGCGGAAAAAGTAGCACGTAGTGTTTCTTGAAGATTAAGCACCACTGCCTGTTGCTGATTGTCATTATCCTCTGACGTAGAAGTAACCCCAGACCAAAGTGCGTCTAGATGGCTATAAAAATCTTGCGATCGCGTTGTCAGTTCTTCATCAAGCAAATCTTGCATTCCGAACTGTTGTTCTAGTTCCTGAAAATAAGCTTCTGATTCCTCATCTGCTGGATTCCAGGGATAAGTAGCATCCTCTGGTTCTAGTAATGCTTCTAATAACTCTAAATCTATTTGAGATGGCAAAGGAGAGAAAGTGTCCGAGCCGTTAATCTTATTAGCCATATTTTCTAACCTCACGATTATTTGGTGGTATTGACAGCTACAAGTTCTCAGAGGAGATTTCCGCAAAAAATGTTGATTTTTTTCTCTCAAAAAAGCATATTTTAAAGGCTGATGCCCCTTAACATAAAAATTCATTTACGCAACAGCTTTGCTATGAGTCTTCAATAACAAACTCCCAGATTTCACCTCTAGCACTTCCAAACTTTAACTGCATTCCCGATTTCAACGGGACTTCCTCTCGGAGGATTTGTTGCCAACCATTAGGGCCTAAAAACCAGGTTGTCCCGTAGGTGGAAAAATCTTGCAAGTAATAAGTTCGCACTAATGTAGCATCAGTAAGAGTATTGCGGCAGAATATTTCCGCATGGCGTTTGGATACAGATGGTTCGGGGATGACAATATCATTGTCTTTCGTGCGACCGATGCGGCTAACTCCATAATGCAATAACCAAGTTTTGCCTTTGGGAGCAAGCGATCGCAAAGTTGCAGTCAAAACCGGAGAACCTACATCAGGAATGGCTGTATCTGGTAGTTCTGTAATACCTTCATCCATATTTTTAATGAGTTCGCCATTAAAATCTGGATGCAGGTAGAGAACAGGCAAAGTCCAAGCAGGTTGATTAAATTTATACAGTGTTAATAACTCTTGTCTAGCCTGTGCTACGGCTTCATCAATTGGCTTGTGCGATCGCAAAGCTTCGGTAAAGGCTTGAATAAAACTGTGGCTTTCATGATCAGCAATTTCATCGCGCATTCCTAAAACCGCAGGTACACCATGACGAATTAGGACTTCTGCTAAACTGCTGGCAGGTATGGCTTGATTATTAATTGCAGCTGGTTGTGCGCCCCAACAAGCGTTAAAAACCGCTAGTTTCACACCTGTACGGGTCAACACTTGCGCCAATTCTATGCCATTGAGGGGCATATCTGGTCGCAAAAACAGTAATCCCCCGTCTGGGTCTGGCAAACCATGCCCCGCGTAAAAGAAAACATTGTACGATCTGCTTTCTAATTCTTGAATCAACTCTTGTGGAGTTGGTTGTAAGAGTTTATGTACTATACAAGGTGCATATCTTGAAGAATTACCACCGACCCGCGTATCCGCAAGACTTTGCTGTAAAATAGCGGCTTCTTGTTCTAGTTGTAGCTTGTCATCATGACCTAAAACCAGCAAGATACTTAAAGCTTGGTCAGTTCGCAAATAGGGTAAGGGGTCAACTTCAGTGCTGGTGCGACTAAATAGTAAATCTTGAGAAAGAGACATAGCCGATTGACCAGGCTCACGCTGCATAATTTCCCAAGGAAAAGCGATCAGATCCGGGTCACGAATTTCTAGTCGAAAGCGCAAACGTGTATCCTGACCCATCGCAATCCCGCGACTGCGTTCTAAACTACCGAGAATTTGTCCGTCGAATACCCAACGCCATAAATTCATTCCCAAGTATTGCATCAGACGACTGCTGTAGGGGCTAGTGGTCTGACCTGAAGTGGGTAAAATCCAATCTACGGGGAATGGGTTGGACTTTTGAGTTGAGTTTGGGGGAATATCTAAGCGACCATGACCAGCAAACATCTGTTGCCATTCTTGCCAGGCTTGGGTCAGTTCAACGGGCCATACACAGTCACGTAAAACGTAGCCACTGGGATAGGGAGCCTTGACCACCCAGATGGCGAAGTTGTCAGTGCCAGTGTTTAGAAGACGGGCGATCGCCAAATTCAGGGATGGCATGGATTCACTAAACTAAAAGCTAAAAACAAATAATTTCAAGAGAAGAATTCAGAAGCCAGAATTCAGAATAAATGAGTGGGGGATTTAAACCCAGCATTAATTGTTTTGCACCAAATCAGAGACACGGTGGGGGTTTTGAACTCGGTTATTCAGACGTTCGCGGGACTCGCTTTCCGCGTCGCTATCCACCAATCGTACACAATTCATTCTGGATTCTGACTCCCGACTCCTGAATTCTGTTTTGATAAAATTCTCCAAGGTAAAAATTTTCTATTTTTTTGACCTTGTAAGTGTTTTACTCTGATTGTTACCTGTTATTATTTCAGGTTTCTACCAGTTTATCGAGTATTTGACTAACTTGGGCTGGTATCAGGTGGTTCAATAAC encodes the following:
- a CDS encoding molybdopterin oxidoreductase family protein, which encodes MSEFTKTLCPYCGVGCGLEVSPPAQHNKATNRDSQGNPIWRVRGDKTHPSSQGMVCVKGATIAESLDKNRLHYPMVRDSLDQEFRRVSWDEAFALITKRIQTIRFTQGPEALCMYGSGQFQTEDYYIAQKLMKGCLGTNNFDANSRLCMSSAVSGYIQSFGSDGPPCCYDDLELTDCAFLIGTNTAECHPIVFNRLAKYHKKNRKVKMIVVDPRRTPTAEAADLHLAIRPGTDIDLLNGIAHLLMRWNYIDTIFMDDCTSNFPAYAEVIRHYPPEVVARQCGISIEDLETAARYWGESQRVLSLWSMGVNQSSEGTAKVRTIINLHLMTGQIGKPGAGPFSLTGQPNAMGGREAGGLAHLLPGYRVVKNPQHRAEVEEFWGLKPGQISPNPGLTAWDMITGLENGAVELLWIAATNPAVSMPDLERTKKALLRSPFTIYQDAYYPTETSAYAHVLLPAAQWGEKTGVMTNSERVITLCSAFHQPPREAKADWEIFAEVGRRLGFEKEFAFANSAEVYAEFVKLTKNRPCDMTGISHAQLKTHGPTQWPHPQESRGAGEAGGETLGKRLYTNLRFHTSDGRARFGAYYSKGLAEPPDPDYPFVLTNGRLYGHWHTQTRTGRIEKICKMHPEPFIEIHPRDAARLDIVDGIYVEVRSRRGKAKFPAKVTKAIAPGTVFVPMHWGSLWADNAEANALTHPEACPDSLQPELKACAVQLIPISVKVTIKNHQLQSSQW
- a CDS encoding phosphate-starvation-inducible PsiE family protein encodes the protein MRKLLREILGATKDENFMHIIENIEVIVSKVLSIFMVIVILVAIGDLGIFIFKELFTAPYAKFNTTLYKIFGLFLNVLIALEILENITAYLRRHVFQVELVIVTSLIAVARKIIILDLEKVRGIDIIGLGIAILALSISYLIIRLSNSKNY
- a CDS encoding nitrate reductase associated protein — encoded protein: MTDFFEFEADFVDSLRCIPMQVRCKLDTCGIKLKLSDWNQMTTTERQALVELPCTTETEIKFYQEHIQQLIIQRTGTPATKLPIEAHPAWLDSATVPANIQEKAQELGVTLTQQNWASLTPLQRFALIKLSHPGHENKNFKRAIAEFHLL
- a CDS encoding PrsW family glutamic-type intramembrane protease — protein: MTGKNARHNAFLRLVSGNGATFGAESRYSLPPSKEMVIGRDPSCQVVLDAMTYRMVSRRHAVVRPLSLSPDSKFSWVLCDLNSANGTYLNGQRLYECQELHPGDRISLGADGPQYVFEYEYTSITPATTVNQVVPLPSATNYHGHTQLKQPDYVSFTQLFPIISTGKDLTRKAYLIPGILTVIFVVLMFATVGRPQANQVIVATYIAFAAYYFVYQLCGKQKPWWVLMAAAISTTLILLSPLLDLFIFFFRGILPGSLPTPQESITFTELLVRMFFGAGMMEELLKALPILGAFAIGRISSSPWRERIGVWEPLDGILLGTASAVGFTLLETLGQYVPDITQNVTQQVGIGAAGQLAGLQLLIPRILGSVAGHMAYSGYLGYFIGLAVLKPSRSWQILSIGYLSASALHALWNATGSINALLLVVVGVLSYAFLMAAILKARALSPTRSQNFATRFLGPK
- a CDS encoding CHAT domain-containing protein produces the protein MPSLNLAIARLLNTGTDNFAIWVVKAPYPSGYVLRDCVWPVELTQAWQEWQQMFAGHGRLDIPPNSTQKSNPFPVDWILPTSGQTTSPYSSRLMQYLGMNLWRWVFDGQILGSLERSRGIAMGQDTRLRFRLEIRDPDLIAFPWEIMQREPGQSAMSLSQDLLFSRTSTEVDPLPYLRTDQALSILLVLGHDDKLQLEQEAAILQQSLADTRVGGNSSRYAPCIVHKLLQPTPQELIQELESRSYNVFFYAGHGLPDPDGGLLFLRPDMPLNGIELAQVLTRTGVKLAVFNACWGAQPAAINNQAIPASSLAEVLIRHGVPAVLGMRDEIADHESHSFIQAFTEALRSHKPIDEAVAQARQELLTLYKFNQPAWTLPVLYLHPDFNGELIKNMDEGITELPDTAIPDVGSPVLTATLRSLAPKGKTWLLHYGVSRIGRTKDNDIVIPEPSVSKRHAEIFCRNTLTDATLVRTYYLQDFSTYGTTWFLGPNGWQQILREEVPLKSGMQLKFGSARGEIWEFVIEDS